A genomic window from Ideonella sp. WA131b includes:
- the ftsW gene encoding putative lipid II flippase FtsW has translation MSAAATLQGRMSQLWTQLRLRLLARGGAGTAGPLPVRAQVDVAGTRAVRLSAFDTQLVTVVAALVAFGLVMVYSASIALADNPRFAGITQGFFLQKHLIAIGVAFVAALLTVQLPMSFWEKNASWVFLVALVLLVAVLLPFIGKVVNNARRWIPLGFMNFQPSELAKLAIALYAASYMVRRMDVRENFWRAVTPMAVAVAFVGALLLRQPDMGAFIVIATIAMGILFLGGVNARMFFLIALVMLIVLGLFLAFDDLRRERILAYLDPWNPKYAQGKGYQLTHSLIALGRGEIFGQGLGASVEKLHYLPEAHTDFLLAVIGEELGFVGVAVVIGAFFWLTRRIVGIGRQAIALDRVFAGLLCQGIGIWIGFQAFINMGVNLGVLPTKGLTLPLMSYGGSAILMNAVALAMVLRVDIENRALMRGGRA, from the coding sequence ATGAGTGCCGCTGCCACGCTGCAGGGCCGGATGTCGCAGTTGTGGACGCAGCTGCGGCTGCGGCTTCTTGCCCGCGGCGGCGCGGGCACGGCCGGCCCGCTGCCGGTGCGCGCGCAGGTCGACGTGGCCGGCACACGCGCCGTGCGCCTGAGCGCCTTCGACACCCAACTCGTCACGGTGGTGGCTGCGCTCGTCGCCTTCGGCCTGGTGATGGTGTATTCGGCCAGCATCGCGTTGGCCGACAACCCGCGCTTTGCGGGCATCACGCAGGGCTTTTTCCTGCAGAAGCACCTCATCGCCATCGGCGTGGCGTTTGTGGCCGCGCTGCTGACGGTGCAGCTGCCGATGTCGTTCTGGGAGAAGAACGCGTCGTGGGTGTTCCTCGTCGCGTTGGTGCTTCTGGTGGCGGTGCTGCTGCCCTTCATCGGCAAGGTGGTGAACAACGCGCGGCGCTGGATCCCGCTGGGCTTCATGAACTTCCAGCCCAGCGAACTGGCCAAGCTGGCGATCGCGCTGTATGCCGCCAGCTACATGGTGCGGCGGATGGACGTGCGCGAGAACTTCTGGCGCGCCGTCACCCCCATGGCGGTGGCGGTGGCCTTCGTGGGCGCGCTGCTGCTGCGCCAACCCGACATGGGCGCCTTCATCGTCATCGCCACCATCGCGATGGGCATCCTGTTCCTGGGCGGGGTGAACGCGCGCATGTTCTTCCTCATTGCGCTGGTGATGCTGATCGTGCTGGGCCTGTTCCTGGCCTTCGACGACCTGCGGCGCGAGCGCATCCTGGCCTACCTGGACCCCTGGAACCCGAAGTACGCACAGGGCAAGGGTTACCAGCTCACGCACTCGCTCATCGCCCTGGGCCGGGGCGAGATCTTCGGCCAGGGCCTGGGCGCCAGCGTCGAGAAGCTGCATTACCTGCCCGAGGCGCACACCGACTTCCTGCTCGCCGTCATCGGCGAGGAGCTGGGCTTCGTCGGCGTGGCCGTGGTCATCGGCGCGTTCTTCTGGCTCACGCGGCGCATCGTCGGCATCGGCCGCCAGGCCATCGCGCTGGACCGCGTGTTCGCCGGGCTCCTGTGTCAGGGCATCGGCATCTGGATCGGCTTCCAGGCCTTCATCAACATGGGCGTGAACCTCGGCGTGCTGCCCACCAAGGGCCTGACGCTGCCGCTGATGAGCTACGGCGGCAGCGCGATCCTCATGAACGCGGTGGCGCTGGCGATGGTGCTGCGGGTGGACATCGAGAATCGGGCCCTCATGCGCGGAGGCCGCGCATGA
- a CDS encoding UDP-N-acetylmuramoyl-L-alanine--D-glutamate ligase: MDWLNHTSVLVLGLGTSGLAMARWCARHGAAVTVWDSREHPPGAEALAHEHPGVALRHGALDTTLLEGCQLVLKSPGLAPADERIAPLLAEARATGIAVMGELDLYARALADLKAARGYAPRVLAITGTNGKTTTTAMTALLVARAGKAVAMAGNIGPALMDTLAERLQAHEADPETPLPEVWVLELSSFQLEGGGSGVSRAAWGFEPDAAVILNLTQDHLDWHGTMAAYAGAKARIFGTRATCVINRDDTAVEALLPRPELHEKGPQKGKPKTPERAAVRFGLDAPRAPGDFGLIVENGMAWLVRALPQEEGVKLKKGEEPEIHLQRLMPADALRVRGRHNAANALAALALATAIGCPLAPMLHGLREYAGEPHRVQFVARVPVDGGEADAYDDSKGTNVGATVAALQGLGADLAPARLVVILGGDGKGQDFAPLAGPLQRHARAVATIGRDAAAIEAVIHGQASGLPLQRFGSLEQAVPWCFAQAQPGDAVLLSPACASLDMFRNYAHRAEVFGAAVQALAAERGAIA; the protein is encoded by the coding sequence ATGGACTGGCTGAACCACACCTCCGTCCTGGTGCTCGGCCTGGGCACCAGCGGCCTGGCCATGGCGCGCTGGTGCGCGCGGCACGGCGCGGCCGTGACGGTGTGGGACTCGCGCGAGCACCCGCCGGGTGCCGAGGCGCTGGCGCACGAGCATCCCGGCGTGGCACTGCGCCACGGTGCGCTCGACACCACATTGCTGGAGGGCTGCCAGCTGGTGCTCAAGAGCCCGGGCCTGGCCCCGGCCGACGAGCGCATCGCGCCGCTGCTGGCCGAGGCCCGCGCCACCGGCATCGCGGTGATGGGCGAGCTCGACCTCTACGCCCGCGCGCTGGCCGACCTGAAGGCCGCACGCGGCTATGCGCCGCGCGTGCTGGCCATCACCGGCACCAACGGCAAGACCACCACCACCGCCATGACGGCGCTGCTGGTGGCGCGCGCCGGCAAGGCCGTGGCCATGGCCGGCAACATCGGCCCGGCGCTGATGGACACGCTCGCCGAGCGGCTGCAGGCGCACGAGGCCGACCCCGAGACCCCGCTGCCCGAGGTCTGGGTGCTCGAGCTCTCCAGCTTCCAGTTGGAGGGCGGTGGCAGCGGCGTGTCACGGGCTGCGTGGGGCTTCGAGCCCGATGCGGCCGTCATCCTCAACCTCACGCAGGACCACCTCGACTGGCACGGCACGATGGCCGCCTACGCCGGAGCGAAGGCGCGCATCTTCGGCACGCGGGCCACTTGCGTGATCAACCGCGACGACACGGCCGTTGAGGCCCTGCTGCCACGCCCGGAGCTGCACGAGAAGGGCCCGCAGAAGGGCAAGCCCAAGACGCCCGAGCGAGCGGCGGTGCGCTTCGGCCTCGATGCCCCGCGTGCGCCGGGCGACTTCGGCCTCATCGTCGAAAACGGCATGGCCTGGCTGGTGCGCGCGCTGCCGCAGGAAGAGGGCGTGAAGCTCAAGAAGGGCGAGGAGCCCGAGATCCACCTGCAGCGCCTGATGCCGGCCGACGCGCTGCGCGTGCGCGGCCGCCACAATGCCGCCAACGCGCTGGCGGCGCTGGCGCTGGCCACCGCCATCGGCTGCCCGCTGGCGCCCATGTTGCATGGGCTGCGCGAGTACGCGGGCGAGCCGCACCGGGTGCAGTTCGTGGCGCGGGTGCCGGTGGACGGGGGCGAGGCCGACGCCTACGACGACAGCAAGGGCACCAACGTCGGCGCCACCGTGGCCGCGCTCCAAGGCCTGGGCGCCGACCTCGCGCCGGCGCGCCTGGTCGTCATCCTCGGCGGCGACGGCAAGGGCCAGGACTTCGCACCTTTGGCCGGCCCGCTGCAGCGCCACGCGCGCGCCGTGGCCACCATCGGCCGCGACGCGGCGGCCATCGAGGCCGTGATCCACGGCCAGGCCAGCGGCCTGCCCCTGCAGCGCTTCGGCTCGCTGGAGCAGGCGGTGCCCTGGTGCTTTGCGCAGGCGCAGCCGGGCGACGCCGTGCTGCTGAGCCCGGCCTGCGCCAGCCTGGACATGTTCCGCAACTACGCCCACCGCGCCGAGGTCTTCGGCGCCGCGGTGCAGGCGCTGGCGGCTGAGCGCGGGGCCATCGCATGA
- the mraY gene encoding phospho-N-acetylmuramoyl-pentapeptide-transferase, which produces MLLSLTQWLLALYPEDLGFLRVFQFLTFRAVLAAMTALLIGLAFGPWVIRKLTAMKIGQPIRAYGVQAHLGKRGTPTMGGVLVLIGIGVSTLLWFDWSNRFVWVVMLVTFGFGAIGWVDDYRKVVHKDPEGMRSREKFFWQSLIGLVAALYLAFSVAETSNLRVLELFLSWVGSGFSTELPPRADLMVPFFKSISYPLGVFGFIALSWFVIVGASNAVNFTDGLDGLAIMPVVLVGSALGVFAYVVGRADFSRYLLFPHIPGAGELLVFCAAMAGAGLAFLWFNANPAQVFMGDVGALALGGALGTIAVITRQEIVLGIMGGIFVAEALSVMIQVAWFKYTRRRYGVGRRVFLMAPLHHHFEKKGWAETQVVVRFWIITMLLCLVGLASLKLR; this is translated from the coding sequence GTGCTCTTGAGCCTGACGCAATGGCTGCTGGCGCTGTACCCCGAGGATCTGGGCTTCCTGCGCGTGTTCCAGTTCCTCACCTTCCGCGCCGTGCTGGCGGCGATGACGGCGCTGCTCATCGGCCTGGCCTTCGGGCCCTGGGTGATCCGCAAGCTCACCGCGATGAAGATCGGCCAGCCCATCCGCGCGTACGGCGTGCAGGCCCACCTGGGCAAGCGCGGCACGCCGACGATGGGCGGCGTGCTCGTGCTCATCGGCATCGGCGTGAGCACGCTGCTGTGGTTCGACTGGAGCAACCGCTTCGTCTGGGTGGTGATGCTGGTCACCTTCGGTTTTGGCGCCATCGGCTGGGTGGACGACTACCGCAAGGTCGTGCACAAAGATCCCGAGGGCATGCGCAGCCGCGAGAAGTTCTTCTGGCAAAGCCTGATCGGCCTGGTGGCCGCGCTGTACCTGGCCTTCAGCGTGGCCGAGACGAGCAACCTGCGCGTGCTGGAGTTGTTTCTGAGCTGGGTGGGAAGCGGCTTCTCGACCGAGCTGCCGCCGCGGGCCGACCTGATGGTGCCCTTCTTCAAGAGCATCAGCTACCCGCTGGGCGTGTTCGGCTTCATTGCCCTGAGCTGGTTCGTCATCGTCGGCGCCAGCAACGCCGTCAACTTCACCGACGGGCTGGACGGCCTGGCCATCATGCCGGTGGTGCTGGTGGGCAGCGCTCTCGGGGTGTTCGCGTACGTGGTGGGCCGCGCGGACTTCTCGCGTTACCTGCTGTTCCCGCACATCCCAGGCGCCGGCGAGCTGCTGGTGTTCTGCGCCGCGATGGCCGGTGCGGGGCTGGCCTTCCTGTGGTTCAACGCCAACCCGGCGCAGGTGTTCATGGGCGATGTCGGCGCGCTGGCGCTCGGCGGCGCCCTGGGCACCATCGCCGTCATCACGCGCCAGGAGATCGTGCTCGGCATCATGGGCGGCATCTTCGTGGCGGAGGCCCTCTCCGTGATGATCCAGGTGGCCTGGTTCAAGTACACGAGGCGGCGCTACGGCGTCGGACGGCGCGTGTTCCTGATGGCGCCGCTGCACCACCACTTCGAGAAGAAGGGCTGGGCCGAGACGCAGGTGGTGGTGCGCTTCTGGATCATCACGATGCTGCTGTGCCTGGTGGGGCTGGCCAGCCTGAAGCTCCGCTGA